The Calonectris borealis chromosome 13, bCalBor7.hap1.2, whole genome shotgun sequence genome contains a region encoding:
- the KIAA1210 gene encoding acrosomal protein KIAA1210 homolog isoform X3: MHTRLLGRTMAGFYGCLKSKNDYIMATGLTEVTQSPETGDTVEECTGKKKSKFQTFKNFFAKKKRKEPPPPRGESNLKPSQSSSDVSISVLDTTALHSPKEAGSKGSMGNKALSHDSVFIFESAPGNVAGDRLSQENIHGRVKTLQLQLQQNIRLGSPPLVITGKKLEDAGAVSEDDGLPRSPPEISTLHEVLTDSPSKSSNPVQRHSSLSLGGTDSEDEQIPSGASSRPISPSSSATLGAAGSRGSSFLPVDFTIPASPLGCLDTSAARHRIAINPRKQKGFTNKNHQTPQVEQLENEACLPATPENKGNSTELLESDQHKNDPKGLSAQVGHCAKGSGSKETPGVKSPTDAACDSRDSTLVAEDSCAFLQEDACLPEMNHHYKAAAPLLRPEPSPVNLEEHHSAEVLYCSDESADELKLHQQNTNSEVSALPKFQQIEGEGGVFPDVLAADLFSNGVETEGIYILADVAQRSSVNSVGPNIKDQEKGDLLFIGKVEACLGTTENCSSHAVSDTAPSTSQVAVADSESSCDIKTVAVLKPENSSVTRNDKETCGITEFQSSKGNAEKKKDTAASVLEAGCMLPPSKLEVCFKAETVSVSKGNQGGQQANTSYIPEKLSIGCLASSSLAGLKSNMSSDDDSKEYQISSTASHRKTVENSRSSDENVKSPLKTASAKPVRFTIAPAWQRSLSGGSNSKEDSYTRSSPTSPIRPELFEGMTKEHTRFDAVIQESAKINSDRFDRDCKDSDSHLNSSVEWADHEAQNVENPFGVRLRRTSSLLKYQNESRAESPKLIPSAVPTATSASVKEDQKSVGTGKPPPGLPVSTKSFVKKTDLLEDKNPPKTRSEEVAKKQNGHKPSEKVSSPYLETASSEPAWISMAKLKQKGFQDHPLAKEHKPEDKALIKMDQEQQGICASENILKKNMPSSLSSQDKKTQMKTSVSAAAGS; this comes from the exons TGACTATATCATGGCTACGGGGCTGACAGAGGTCACACAGTCACCTGAAACAGGAGACACAGTTGAAGAGTGCACAG gaaagaaaaaatccaaatttcaGACTTTCAAGAACTTCTTtgccaagaagaaaaggaaagagcctCCACCTCCCAGGGGGGAGAGTAATTTAAAACCTAGCCAGTCCAGCAGCGATGTCAGCATCTCTGTGCTCGACACTACTGCACTTCATTCACCGAAGGAGGCTGG gtcCAAAGGAAGCATGGGAAACAAAGCCTTGTCCCATGACAGCGTCTTCATTTTTGAGTCTGCACCAGGAAATGTGGCAGGTGACAGGTTGTCTCAGGAAAACATACATGGAAGAGTGAAAACTTTGCAG CTTCAGTTGCAGCAGAACATCAGGCTTGGATCGCCTCCTCTTGTTATAACTGGAAAGAAACTGGAAGATGCAGGTGCTGTTTCTGAAGATGATGGTTTACCTAGAAGCCCTCCCGAAATTTCAACCCTTCATGAAGTTCTGACAGATTCACCAAGCAAG TCCTCCAACCCTGTTCAGCGTCATAGCTCTTTGAGTTTAGGCGGGACAGACAGTGAAGATGAACAG ATACCTTCTGGAGCTTCCTCCAGGCCCATCAGTCCTTCATCCTCTGCCACTCTGGGGGCCGCCGGCTCACGAGGCAGCAGCTTCCTTCCTGTTGACTTCACCATCCCTGCCAGTCCCCTCGGCTGCCTGGACACCTCAGCAGCCAGGCACAGGATTGCCATAAACCCCCGGAAGCAGAAAGGCTTTACCAACAAGAATCACCAAACCCCCCAG GTGGAACAGCTGGAAAATGAAGCATGTCTTCCTGCAACTCCAGAAAATAAGGGAAATTCAACAGAATTACTTGAGAGTGACCAGCATAAAAATGATCCGAAAG GATTATCAGCCCAGGTGGGACACTGTGCAAAGGGAAGTGGTTCTAAGGAGACACCAGGTGTAAAAAGTCCCACTGATGCTGCCTGTGACTCTCGTGATTCCACACTTGTGGCAGAAGACTCTTGTGCTTTTCTGCAAGAGGATGCATGCCTTCCAGAGATGAACCATCACTATAAAGCAGCGGCACCCCTTCTGAGACCTGAGCCTTCTCCAGTGAACCTGGAGGAACACCACAGCGCAGAAGTGTTGTACTGTTCAGATGAGTCTGCTGATGAATTGAAATTACATCAGCAAAATACCAATAGTGAAGTATCTGCACTTCCAAAATTTCAACAAATTGAAGGAGAAGGTGGTGTGTTTCCAGATGTACTAGCAGCTGACTTGTTTAGCAATGGTGTGGAAACTGAGGGCATATATATATTGGCAGACGTTGCACAAAGGTCCTCAGTAAATTCTGTGGGCCCAAACATCAAAGACCAGGAAAAGGGGGATCTGCTGTTTATTGGCAAAGTAGAAGCCTGCTTGGGTACTACTGAGAATTGTTCCAGCCACGCTGTCTCAGATACTGCACCAAGCACTTCACAGGTTGCGGTAGCCGATTCAGAGTCGTCTTGTGACATCAAGACAGTGGCTGTTTTGAAGCCTGAAAACAGTTCAGTAACAAGAAATGACAAAGAAACTTGTGGAATAACGGAATTTCAGTCATCCAAaggcaatgcagaaaaaaaaaaagacactgcgGCATCTGTCTTGGAAGCAGGTTGCATGCTACCTCCCAGTAAATTGGAAGTatgttttaaagcagaaactGTTTCTGTTTCAAAGGGTAACCAAGGCGGTCAACAGGCCAACACATCATACATTCCTGAAAAACTTTCCATTGGATGTCTCGCCTCTTCAAGTTTGGCTGGCTTGAAGAGTAATATGTCTTCTGACGATGACAGTAAGGAGTACCAGATAAGCAGTacagcttctcacagaaaaacagtggaaaacagtcgatcttcagatgaaaatgtaaaaagtccACTGAAGACTGCTTCTGCTAAACCGGTCAGATTTACCATTGCACCAGCATGGCAAAGATCTCTCTCAGGGGGTTCAAATTCAAAGGAAGATTCCTATACCAGAAGTTCCCCAACGTCTCCTATAAGACCAGAGTTGTTTGAAGGAATGACAAAAGAACACACGCGTTTTGATGCAGTCATCCAGGAATCAGCAAAAATCAACTCAGATAGATTTGATCGAGATTGTAAGGACAGTGATTCGCATTTGAATTCTTCTGTGGAGTGGGCTGACCATGAAGCACAAAATGTTGAAAACCCGTTTGGGGTTAGACTACGGAGAACATCTTCTTTGCTAAAATACCAGAATGAAAGCCGTGCTGAGTCTCCAAAGCTGATCCCCTCAGCTGTTCCCACTGCTACTTCTGCTTCAGTCAAGGAGGATCAGAAATCGGTGGGCACTGGGAAGCCACCTCCAGGCCTTCCTGTCAGCACAAAatcatttgttaaaaaaacagaTCTCCTAGAAGACAAAAATCCTCCCAAGACAAGATCCGAAGAAGTGGCAAAGAAGCAAAATGGTCATAaaccttcag AAAAAGTCTCTTCTCCATATTTGGAAACTGCTTCATCTGAACCAGCTTGGATCTCCATggcaaaactaaaacaaaagggTTTCCAGGACCACCCTCTTGCCAAAGAACATAAACCTGAAGACAAAGCTTTGATCAAAATGGATCAAGAGCAG CAAGGGATCTGTGCTAGTGAGAACATACTGAAGAAGAATATGCCTTCCAGCTTGAGCTCTCAGGACAAGAAAACGCAAATGAAGACCAGTGTGTCTGCTGCAGCAG GTAGCTGA